Below is a window of Drosophila busckii strain San Diego stock center, stock number 13000-0081.31 chromosome 4, ASM1175060v1, whole genome shotgun sequence DNA.
TTTATGATAAGCCAATGCCTCTAACTGCTGCTCCAATACAGCAGGATTGTCCAAAGTAGTTTGACTGGTGATCGGGCTATCACCACATTGATCAGAATAAATAGGTTGCTTGCGCATAAGTACGGCACCAACTCCGCGAGCAGGTGTCTTGCTGCCAACCAAATCACATCCACTCAGTGGACGAGAATACAACGGTTCTCGGGAAATCTGCTTGCTGAGTGGCACCTAACAAAATTATGTATTGTACATACagtatatattgtattaataTCAGTGTAAAACTACCTGAGGTATTGAACTTTTTAGTGGTTTAGGTGGAATTGAGGGCGTTGATACCGAAGAAATATCCTTATCATTCGTATTGTTAGCTTTCTGCTGCAAACTATTAACAAGCGCTGCCACCTTTCCAGGCTTCACGTATCTGTCGCTGTTGGAAGTGTTACTAAGTATTGTTAACTGCCTTAACTGCTCAttcaaattattcattttgtaaGAAAGCTGCGCTAGGTTCGAGGGCTGTGTAATATTCAGGCAACCGTTTGCCGATAAGGGCggattgatttaaataatttagtacACACTTAAATATCGGTATACATATATGACGCATATCACATGCATGAAGAATGACATCTTTAATggcagcataataaatttcacCATTAATATGTtcctattatttttttttagggaTGCTACTTTAATACCATTGATCTAGGGGTGGAGACTATTGATGGCACTGGCCAACACTATCGATGGTTTTCCATAGTGTTCGATAGTTATCCATCACATAAAAGCAGATTTTAttgaacatttatatattttagtttacatttttgGCATCGGAAGAGTAAGTAAAAATATGGGGTTTTATTTAACTGTCGccattgtttatattaattaagtaaTATTACAGTTAgtaatatatacaaagtagTATTGTTTTAGAAAGATTGTTAAAATCCTAACTAGCCTGTATAAATAGATTTCAATATTGGACAACTTTTCAAATAATtccataattatttatattattattatattaatattatttattaaacaatctCTCTAAGTTAAATCTACTACACTTTCTCATTCCCTGTCAGAGCTCAAAATGGTCCTGATGCACAAAGATGCCACCCATCTTAAcatcattttatttgattcGGGCTCTTAAATGTGCGCATTGCGTATGACATATGAACAAGAAAAATCAGTAAATACAGATGTCATAATAATAGCTTCAACAAAAGGCGAGTGTTTGCTTTAagtctttaaataaattacttattttCTTTCTGGTCAAGAAAGCCAAAGCTATTTATCAACTaacataataaattgtaatttaaattatttgacatatgcaaataatgaCAAGGCTGTCATACaacataattgtttttttcggccacaacatttaaattttttgcactGAACTTACAAgcatttttcgtatttttcgCCGCTAGCGTTCTCACTATATTATCGCTGAGACATCTATATCGAAAAtattgtcaaaaaaaaaaaataggaagGCAATAATCGGATcgcaaaatgaaattagcgatattttaacaaatttccAAGAGCGCTTAGGGTAGCTACCGATACCGATTATTTTGTTAAGTTTCTTGAACGAAGTAAGGATATATGCTGAAAACAGGTCAAACTATTCACACTAACGGGAAATTagaaaaatgtacaaaatgtgtttgtttttgtcaatTATGACATTGTACACTTAAAGAGACTTAAATTTCAGATCGTGTCATAAGATCAACTAATTAGCACTAATATCAACAGCGCTGTATTCGATATAACTCCAAATAATATCAGGTAATGTAATATGCGCATACAATGTGTGAAATGCAACGTGTACACAGTTATTATTGccattattaaaaatttctgcCTACTCGGTTATATGCATGTAACATAATTTCCCAAGAAAGATAACGCACTTTGCGTAGAattaagaaaaacaacaaatgatcTTAAAATTACAATGATAAGTTGCTAATTAATCAaaggtatgtatgtacatatgcacatatgtatgcatgcacGCAAATACATTCGTCAGAATCAACATTGTATGTTACTTTATTggtttatttgaaatatttaatttttaaatttatgcctaTGTTTCGAATACCTAACCTAAGCCCTAATTCCGTTTGAGAGCTAAATacaaccttttttttttttttaggttgATTGAACTATCGGGCGTTTGTTTCCAAGAAAGAATGAATAAAGGTACAAGTAAGTGTCAGTCCAAATGGTTAGATCGAGACAGGCACTCATATGATAGAATTTGCAGTAGATTTATTCCGGAAATTAAAAAGAGTCTAGAAGACTGTAATGTAATGCAATTTAGCCCTACTTCTGTCAGATTTCTTTCCGATTCTGCACCCGCTGTTGATGTCACATATCCGCAAGGAGAAAAGCCAATAAGGCACTTCTCCTATCCTGGCccaaattttatattcagtAAGAAAGAACACTTGCTAGATAATCATTTGAGTATAGCTGGTCACAGAGAATGCGATAAACAAAGACGGCAAAAGTCAAATCATGAATTGACAGTGCTGGAAAAACACGTTAATATTGAAAAGGCTCAACAGTATTTTGCAGACAGTGGAATCTTAGGTACAACAAGCCACTCTTGTGAGTTAATACGGAAAACATCAAAAATTCATCTTGATCCAAGCTTGCAGAAACAGGTcagtaaacaacaaattaaaattgacgTTGAATAATACATATTACATACTTACAGATACGTAAGACCTCGTTGAGTTTGCGTTCAAAAACTTCCATGGGGACTTGTCTAATATTATCAAGATTAACGAATTGTAAAACAACTGAAAGCTCAATTGATAAGAGAATACTAAATATTAAGTCACAGGTTTGTGTGTTAAAAGAAGAAATGGCTATTGGggaaacaaaatttttaacacTTCGTGTAGAAGCTAATAAATTGAAGGTAAGGCTTTAAATATGTTCTTATACTTAGATTAACTGATCTTTGTTTCTGAATTTAAAACCATTTGCAGAAAGCCCTGCAAGAAGTTATGCACACAGCTTTAACTTGTGATTACGATTCGAATAATTTGTTCTTGGAGAATCGCAATCGATGTGTTTTCTGCCAAGATGTTAGTGCTGTGCAATGGGGGCCAATGAAACTCTGAGCGATAACCCGTTCGAGatgttttaaatgaataatattaaGATAATAGATAATATGTAAAAAACTACAAGtgattgtcattgtcattaaTTATTTCCTTTCTTTAGTACTCGTATTTTATCGAGTACTATTGACTTTCATCTAGAATATGTTACTTGAAATGTACAATtttctacatacatataaagagTTATATAGTTGTACACTTTATTGAGGTTATTTAGCTTTGTTACAATTCGATAGTGGCATATATACAATCGAAATTGACGTTGATGTTGTACATATCtgccaaaatgttaaatgatGTTACAAGTCAAccaacttatttatttactccAGATGAAGCACAATTAGCACAAATTGGTAGCATTGGATGCATATATGTAGCTAATTTCCATCCGCATTATATAGTACAAGTACGTTCGGTTCTAGTTTGATCTAGTTTtctaacttatttaaaattaaaaaaaaagtaacttCACCTTTACGGAAATAGtgaagtaaaataaataaaacaaatgttggaACCGATTATGTATTAAAACATACATAGTTTGTTAAACGCTCATTTCAAAAAATGTAAGTGAATGGGTACTTAAACATACCTGTTATTTACAAAAActataaagaatttaattctcctgaataaattaaaaatgccaatatttttagctgtggTATTTTTGTGagtaaaatttcatttaacaatAAGGTTCTAGCaatgcttttcattttgttctgtttgcattcaatttataacTGATTAAATTGTAATGCTACGTAATACTCAATGGGTCCACCGATATTGTCTGCCTCACTgaatttaaacataattttaagtCTGTGAATGTATGAAAAATGCTCCAAGCCCAATGCTAGCCTTTATTTGCGATTTCTTGCGGTATAGTAATTATTTGTAGTATTTATGTCTGTAGGATCAAATCGAAATAAGATCAATAACATCAGCATTGATAACATTATTAATATCAGTGTCAGTGTTAGTACTCATTTAATCTCCTAGGGCACGACGTGGGATAATTGTTTGTGATAAATTACTCTAAGTTAGGCCTGTAGCGCCGCAGTCGTGCACTATTTTCCGTTTTTGGATCACCAGGAGGGGGAGAAATATCATTTCGTGTCTCTGGATCTCTTGCACTCTGATTCCATGCTAAATTGCTTGATGTCGGTCCTTCGTTATGCTTTAAAACAATAGCAGAGGGGGCTTCTATATCGCAAGAGTCGTTTTCGTCTATACACACTTTAGCACCAACTCCAGTCGGGTACCCCCTACTCTGCGttccctttttgtttttattatctTGATCCTCGCTTACATCAGTTGAGTTATCATCAAAATTTCCCAGCATTGTTGTTGGAACGCCACGAATCCTACAGTTTTACAATCAATGTTcatattcacatttcaattctAGATATTGACTTACCCACTATTTGACGCTCGAGCACGTGGTCGTTGaaatcttaaatttaattgcgtaGGATCTGAGACGTACTTTCCTTCAGAGGATTCACGACGGCGGCGCAACCCTACAGTGTGATGAAGTCAAAATACattatgataaaaaaaatgtttgatttagcaacacatttacttttttatatgaatttaaagtGCACTTTAGATCAACAGTGTCGAGGATCTCGAGTActgacatacatacatatgtacatatatgtatatctatgaCATATTCacgttatataaatataaggtGGAATGCGAAACAAACCTGGAGTTAATTCCGTGATATTTTGTGGATCACTAGAGTACAATTGAGTTTGATTAGGTTTAGGAgattttgttttctgttgtaCGTGAACCTCCATTGTTCCAGATGTAATTTTGGTCTCAGCACCGGCCCATGAAGCGCATTTTGATTGACGTGAGTTAGATGAAAGTACTGGTATCTTACTAGGCATAGATAGTTGTTCTTCATTGCCATCTTCTCCGCCTTTACTTCTTGCCTCTCCATCTGTTGGTGCTGGTGAAGCTTGATTGTGGAAATTGAAACTATTAGTTTTATCATTGGATTCGCTAGACTTAATAAGGCTTCCAGTATTTCCATTAAAGTTCAATCTAGTAGCATCACAAGAATGATTGCTACAGCAGCCGACATCATTGCCTTCTATGCTGTAATTAACAGGTGTTTGCGTTTTTTCATATGCTGCGAAAGAAATCTTTTCAATTTCTGCAATATCATCACAATTTGTTGGCACGAGCGCTGTTTCACTTTCAAGTAATCCATTAGTATTGAATACGGTGCTTGAAGGCCTTATCGAGGCTGCTAAGGCATCGTAGTAAACAGATTCATCTTTATGAACGTTCTCTAAATAAATTCGCAATCGAGAATTtgatataaaacatttatatttaattatgtgaaAGAAGACGATTTACCTTTCGGAATGACTCGAATTTCTAATCTCCCGCTTACGCAGCCATCGGTGCCCTGAACTTCTGGGTATGGGCCTGAATTTTGATTAAGATTATGAACACTAACACTTTCATGTTCACAAGGTTCGTGCGAAGTTGCCGTTGGATGAATACCTAGCTGTAGAGGCCATTTGCTTATCTGACTAAAAGTTGTCTTCACACACCAGGCGACTGTATCAATGGGCTCCTTCGGCTGTGCATGTGCCTCTGGCTGTTCGTCAAACATGTCAACCAGGCTCACGTTGGGCAAACTACTGCGAAGTTTGCTGCACAAGCGCTGGCTTTCGTTTGAAATGGCTGAGTAGGCATCTACTGGAGGATTCTTAAGTGACGTATTTGCTGCTGAGGATACCGCTTTTATGTTGGACACGGGTGCTATTTCTGAATAGGACTCGCGTATACAAACGTTTCTTGTGATATCCATGCGATAGACCTGGTGGACATTTAAGCATACAAAAATGATCGGATTATTGATTAAATACACatgaatgcaaattgttgcgcaTGCATCATGAAACATTGTTGCCTAAAATGTCTTGCTGCGTTGACACAAAAGCTTTAACTGTTAACAATTAACTGTAAGACGAATTTGCATGCAGTTAGTTCTTATAAATTGATCAGTGCCTGATATGAATCTGATCTGCAAACCAGCTCGACAGGCTTCAATGGACTCAAGAGTCACGAGCACCCTTGAACAAAACGTCAtaagtaatttaaaagcaCAGCACCCCTTATATGTATAGCACATGTACatctatgtatatacatatttactaaaagtatttttagtaTAATTAACTTTGGCATTAgagttttattaattatctCGTATtgcttaatgaatttaatatgcttaCGGTATCATCGAATGCGGCTTGCTGCACTGCTGGTGCCTGTAGCTCTCTTCGCAATACATTACCCATTGCAGGATCTGACCAACTGTGCGGTATGGATAGCTGCAATGTCTCGTAGTTCTCTATGCCAGCTATATTGAGCGTGTATCTATTGACAATGCAAAAGAGGTAACTATACGTAAGTTGTATGTTTACATCTATGCCAATactatttacttatttacatacatatgtacaatgTAAGGAAGAAATTTCCGTTTACATTGACCGTGCAAATAAATCtatttttcatacaaattCCACAAGTCTCTGGGCACCGGTTCGTTACGCACTGAAATATGTGCCGTTTGTATGAAAAGCACGGCTTAATGCAACCgaaaatttcttaaatttattatacatcGAATGCTAAGTATCGCCTAAAAGATATTTACAATCAAgtagcagttgttgttggtttttacATATTAATCACATGCCAAGATTACGTCACCAATTAAAGTATATACCTGCCTTTTGACTTACCGTTTAGCCTTGTTTCCTATTTTAAAGGCGTGTGTATTGGCTTTATTGTCCAGGTTCTTTCCGCGCATTGACAGGGGCAGTGCCAATAGGACATCCGCTTTGGTCAACTGATCGAAATTTGGCTGGGACTGTGAGGTAAAAGGTTGTTTtctttcatttataaaaatatgtctttacatatgtatgtatgtatatatgcgcTTAGGTTAACGCATGTCTGTGTTCCTGGATGAATGGACATTGTAGTCACACATAGACAgagtatacataaatattatatgtatatatagatgtaAATTACAAATGTTAATCAAAGCTGGAAACCATTATGTGTCTATCATTAAAAgcgaaacaattttttttaaattccgATTTCAAGCTGGGTTATCTTCGAATCGATTACAGTACTGATTATAATGTAATTAGTGTGCGGAGgagtatatgtttgtataagCAGCCTAGACATTTTAAGCACTCAGTGTTTCGCGATTCGCTCTCAACAATGGAAGTACCTTTGATTTACCTGTGGCTCTTGCTTCCATTCGTTGTCAGTTGTATCTTCAGAGTCGTCGAATTGGCTCTTCCATTGGGACGCTAGAGTGAGAGCACCTCCGCCCTTTGTTACCTGTTGCAGTGCTGAAACGTTCTCATCGTCGATCAGAGCGAATTGTGTGACAGAATGATCGCCGAAAGCGCTGCTTTTAGTCGCACTTGTACACAATACACTTCCTGCTGCTCCAGTACTAAAGCGTTGAATTGGTGTTGCGCTTGTTCCGCTTCCTGACGATAAAGGCCGTAGGTTGGTAAGTGTGACGGATCTTCGATTGGCAGGTGGCTTTGTGGACGTTGTACCGAGCACCTGTTCTCGTTGGCTGATTAGAGCTTTGTCAGTTGAGCCGTCATTATTAGTAGTCATATCGACCAAAGACTTATTCTCCTGACCCTGCGATAAGGAGAGATCTTGAATCGGAGGGGCTATAACGCGTAATCGTCCATACGCCGACTTCTGGTCATCCAAAGTAACACTGCTTAAGGAGCGTCTGTTTTCGACGGAGTCTTTACCGTCCATATGCACCGGGAGTTGCTTTGAGTTTTCGCTCGCAATAATTTCAcccttttcaattttgttggtCCTTTTTGTTGGTTGCTCCCAGCACAAGGATCTGCTCGATGCACCACCGACCACCCCAACCACATTCGTATGTACGTCGTTCTTGTGCTTAAGATCACTATCAGGAGTTAAGATGGCGGCGTCTACAGTGAACTTCTGCCCATCGACAGATTGCATCTTTGACAACAAGGGGAGCGGGATTGGCATTGGTAATGATGTTATCAGTTTTTCTTCTGAGCGTGGGTACTGTGGACAAAAATGTGCCGAATGGATTGTATGCCTTTTCTCATCTTGGATTAAGTAAACTTACTGAAATTGGCGCCGAGTTGTTTTGATTGGGAGTTACTAAAGAGCTGGATCCAGCCGTAGTCTGGCCACGTTTGCTGACTGATTTAAGATGTGAGTTTACTACTCCTCCGGAAGTGACGGTAATATTCGAAGACTTGATCAGTGCACTTGGGATATTTGGAATCGTTCCTGCTGTGTGTGCGCCCATTACTAGCTTGTTCTGAtgtggttgctgttgattCAGTGCTTTAGACACGGTGTTTTGGTTGCCCGAATTCAAATTCTGCACGCCACAATCAGTTGGCGCTTGTGGTGTTGTTGTAGCGTTGCAATTCTTATCGACCTGGCAGTGATAAGGATTGAATGGCATATGAGAGTATTCTGCTTTGGCGAAtgatatacaatataaataaactcatCTTCTCATAATGATACCTTTTCTTTTATGTGAAGGGGTTCGGTTGAGGCCAGCTGCGCTGTGTCAACATCGTTGCGTTTGCGAATCTAAAGAGAAGATACAATATTATTAGAGCAGCAGTATACGCCAGTATGTAATCATAATATATGATACACAGAGTAGAGTAAACGGTAACAAACTTACGTATTCTGTTCCGCTGGCATTGGAAGCTGCTACAGTCATTTGGGTAATATTACCGTGCATGTATTCATTCTTGGTTGGAGCTGGCGGATTTGTTGCCGAATTGAGATTGCCAAGAGTAGCCGTTTCTACCTTCTCCCAGTCGTACGGGTCGGACTCCTTTACGCCCCGACGCTTCATGCAGCGCTCAAAGAGTCCGATAAGCATCTATGACATGTGCAAATTGGcccattttttaaatattcaagctTAGGTGAAGAATTAAAACAAGAATTTACCGCGTAGTCCGGCCGGTCTGCGTAGGTAAGGGACTGGATGTGCTCCAAGAACTGCTTCAAATCCGATGGTAAATGCTTCAGCAATATTCTATGATCATATTTCTCTTTGGTTAAACCGACTTGCtctttgtcttttatttttcgccATGGCAATTGACCATTCACGAATTCAACAAGCATGTAGAACAGGGACCACAAGTCGTCATGACGGCCCATTTCTCGATTGCGATGTGCATTTATGGATGCATACCGAACAGTACCCCGAAATCCAGCCGCAGCACGGGGGCAACGAACCTCCCCAGTGCCCGTGGTGTATTGTCGCGCCAATCCAAAGTCCAGCATATAGACCCTGCGACAGTTATAGGGTAATCGGCCCACTGAGAAATTGCTCTGTGCGAATgagtaaatgttttaatttttcaaatgttctccatttttatttgagaaatgtatttttaagaAAATCTTACCGGCTTTATATCACGGTGCAGAAACCCTACGGAGTGAATAGACTCTATTGCCTTGAGTATTTGTAAGCCCAACCTTAGTGTAGTGCTGAGTGAAAATGCGCCACGGGGCTGGGCACGTCTGAGCTCGGCAAGATTTTTACCTTGCAGCTGCATTACCACATAGTTAAATCGATCGTTTCTACCGCATCCAATAAATCGGCAGACATGCTCCTTGCCTTGTAGTTTCTTAAGGACAGCCACTTCCATTTTCAGAACCTGTTTCGGCTGTCGGGCGGATTCAACCTTAAGCGCAACCTGTTCGCGGGTAATCAGGTCCTGGCCTTCGTAGATTTCTCCAAAACCACCACCTCCAATCTTACGAACAACCTGCAATAATATTATTCATCGTATATTCAAATCAAGTATAGCCACAACAACGAACCTTCCAGCGCTCCTTTACCACGTGTCCGGGCTGTAGTAGGTCTTCAGACGTCATCTTTATTGTTTCCTTTGCTGGGGTTGCCGTTGCCACAGCCGTTGGCACTACCGCTTTTTGGCTACAACTAGTATTTACGTTATCACTCTTATCTAATGCGACAATAACTGGTAAATTGGTTTGTGGTGATTGAGCTTGGAAAGTCACACGGCTGCGGACTCTTAAACGATTGTATTTCGCAGGTAGTGTCGCCGATCTCTGCAGCGCATGTATACTTGGTTGTAGATTTTGATAGATTTTGGGATTATCGGCCGAATCTTTGTGGGGCCCATCCGCACCCACAATAGTATGCAATTTTCGTAGAAAGAGGTTTGGAAAGGCAGCTGCTGTAATGCCTGGTGGCGGTCCTGATGGGGGTGGAGGTTGCACTCGAAGTAAGTTTTGACTGTAGCACTTGGCATTCGCACTGCTCCCTAAGTGGGGTGACTCTTCCTTATACGCTGCGGCTTGTTTTTGACGCTTTTGCCGATACAGTTGATGTTCTCGTTGTTGCAGATTTTTTTGATGCCGGTTTTCTGGTACAGCAACATTTTCGTTATTCCTGAGATAgtaagtataaataattttttacgGTGTTATACAGAAACATATTTGATACAGAGGGGGGTTTCGGTGGATATTGGTTTTATGAAAACACCTACAGATTTATTTAAGTTGTCAATTTGTGTATACCAGGGCATTCTTGATTATTTGTTGGGAAGTTATGTCtgtatacatgcatatgtctGTATGTTTCTAAATATTTCGTACATTAAGATAATTtctgctaaaatatataagttttatttttatacatatataaattcataatccaaaaatatataccttcggatgtatgtatgtacgcaaagtacataattatatacataaataatgaacatatacatatatatatatatatatatatatatgtatgtgcatacattAACTCGGATTAAGGAAGAGTTATCAACTCCATGGTTTTTGTTTGTGACCATTTTTGTGTTCCTTAAAATCATATTGATTATAATAGGTCTTTATGCATGAACTATggactatgtatgtatgtatgtacatttagacatacatatgtatgtatgtgtatgttgaATTACATATCTGTGGacatattatgtatatagatgTATGAACTAACCGGTTTTGTTACTGAAATTTCGATAGAACTATTCTTagatatgaatgtatgtacatgtgtacCTTAGTTATTCATCAATATCCATATCTCCCTCTCTGGAGGCCAAATCCGTCTATTATATGAATGTATGTCCATGCATATATAACTTGTAATATATGTGTTGTTCGTATACTATTAAATCTCAATTTATAAGGCACCAAATACTTAAGAGTCCTTTTAGCACACTTTATATTCGTACGACACCAGAATGTAGTATTACTTAACCACTATTATTAACGGAGCTCTGAACTTGTCGCTTAGTGGTAGTTGGCAACACATTTTCtttcaaactaaaaaaatcTCATATCGATTGTGAAGCTTTGCTTGTGTTCCTTCCAAGTAAAGCTTTctctgaaaaaaaaacaaaggcaGTATGACGGTAGTCAACGGTCCGTACCTAACCAGATactaagagagagagagagagagagagcgtgcgAGCAAGTTGCTCACGACAACTGTAATTGTAAATAGCTGCACCCGCGTTTTTCCAGTGACGCATGCTCACAGGATACGAATTGGAAGGTAGAAGTTAGTACAAACTAGCTAGCTTTTGAAAGGGAGCATATTGAGTCAGATGTGTACATGTATGCACGTATTTATgtatgaattttttgtttggtcAAATTCATTACCAAATATACATAATTCATAGATGTTTAAACTTACTTGTGAGCCTCTTGTAAATGCATGTTTACATTCgcgtttactttaattaaaaattgtttatcttatattgcatgtatgtgtgtacatattaattttgatttcttcATAAACACTTcatattattacttttttaatttgtttatctattcgattattaaaatacacatgtatacatatatgcacaaacatatacatatatatatgtatttattttcttttcacaATTATGTGATTCACACCTGAGTATTTTTGGATGTTACATATGGTCAgactttttgcatataaattcgAAGGAAATTTAACGCTTAAAGTAATATAAAAAGgcattacttttttttcggCGTATGTTTCTTTGTAAATCTTGTTAATATTATCACCCTTAttttctttaactttaaaggctagtgtgcgcgtgtgtgtttcTATGGCACTATTCTTAAATTAGACGTTTTTTGgttgatttaaaattagaGACACTCAACGAAACTCAGCAACAAACGCACGTTCTTAAAACATTTTGACACACACTTTTTGGAAAATGATAAGGACTCAATTGCATATTGGACATCACGACATCACGTTTATACTAACGATTTGTTTGcctacatacacacataggtacattcatatatatatatatatatatatatatatatatatatatatataaaaaattacttcTATTTATAAGAAAACTTATGTTCTCTTTGAAAAAGTTTCGCGTGCATCACATTTAAAAACAGCTGTGGAATCTAATCTGCTCAAACGTTAAGTTAGCGAACGTGAGCGAGCTTTCACAGCTTTCATGATCACAGAAAACTTTGTACTGAACGGACTCTCATCATGAGAACAAAAATTTGccactataaatataaaaaatataagcataaaaCGAATGCATTATTTTGTTCCTTTCCCACATTTCactgctttttatacactttaacatttttgtaaataatggaaaagggtattatgaagttgtgcacttgtatgtaacagggagaaggaggcgtggcagaccccacaaagtatatatattcttgatcagcccGACGAGCGCGTCGAtttagccatgtccgtccgtccgtctgtatgagtggtGTGTTGTCTCGAGCAACTATAAGAGTCTTAGAGCAACCAAAATTTGGTAGGTTGTAAGTGGGCTCCTAGATCCAGGGACGCTacgcttttcattttattttttaaaaaaagaatCTTTAAAATAAGTagtaaatcacaaaattgcccaATCATGCTTTCGATAgattgtgaaaattttcaGAATGATCGGGAAGATAACTATAATTTAGGAAtgattatacatttttaattttccaatatagacagcggggtgcacgtgctgaccgTCGCCATTCAAACGTcgcttttgaaattttcacaatcggtcgaaaacatgactaggcaattgtGTGATTTATTgaagatttttaaagatttttgtactgccttaatATCGTtctttttcgatttgcgggggaggggggaggaaaaaatataaaatcaaagcgGTACGCTGCTCCTGCGATATAGGTAGTTGCTCtcagctcttatagttgcttgAGACAAACGCCACTCATACAGGGACGGAGGGACAGTACGGCACATGCTATATCGGCTCAGCTCGTCGGCTGATTCAAGAATTATACTATACTTATGGGGTcttgccacgcctccttctccctgttacatacatttgca
It encodes the following:
- the LOC117134975 gene encoding uncharacterized protein LOC117134975 gives rise to the protein MQFSPTSVRFLSDSAPAVDVTYPQGEKPIRHFSYPGPNFIFSKKEHLLDNHLSIAGHRECDKQRRQKSNHELTVLEKHVNIEKAQQYFADSGILGTTSHSCELIRKTSKIHLDPSLQKQIRKTSLSLRSKTSMGTCLILSRLTNCKTTESSIDKRILNIKSQVCVLKEEMAIGETKFLTLRVEANKLKKALQEVMHTALTCDYDSNNLFLENRNRCVFCQDVSAVQWGPMKL